From the Roseibium salinum genome, one window contains:
- a CDS encoding glycosyltransferase family 87 protein encodes MGSQTKIETEFPGKAAAVKEQKAGLWQRGIRSGDWLTWDRIGFACLFSGIASLLGLVWMLFIPNNFGSPNGTLMMDYLSFWLAGKQVLLGTPELVYVPSEFAAIQKDLSGSDTTFGFFYPPTFQLMQSLFAVLPYKAAFISFVALTTALLFFACRLITGQWLLAACLIIVPACANNAFHGQNAALTAALYAFFLVGMERNRTVWAGIAIGILTIKPQLGILIPVALIAGMHWRTFLSASVTTLLFAGLSAAVLGIGVWQAFWTQAPVASAVMELGGVEWGKMISVYGSGRIAGLGYEASMAVQIAFSIAALVSVFVAWRRSDALVVRAPVLVGGALLVTPFAMSYDMTLLIVPCAFLIREGLKNGFLPYEKVALFVVIALSASTSPMALWLGVPISPLLPLLILWMGLRRLMLDGKAAPAGGGLDAARGVTSG; translated from the coding sequence ATGGGTTCACAGACGAAAATCGAGACCGAGTTTCCCGGCAAGGCCGCGGCCGTCAAAGAGCAAAAAGCCGGCTTGTGGCAGCGGGGCATCCGCTCGGGGGACTGGCTGACCTGGGACAGGATCGGTTTCGCCTGCCTGTTTTCCGGCATTGCCTCCTTGCTCGGCCTGGTCTGGATGCTGTTCATCCCGAACAATTTCGGATCGCCCAACGGCACGTTGATGATGGACTACCTGAGTTTCTGGCTGGCCGGAAAGCAGGTCCTCCTGGGCACGCCGGAACTGGTCTATGTGCCATCGGAATTCGCCGCCATTCAGAAAGACCTGTCAGGGAGCGACACCACGTTCGGATTCTTCTATCCCCCGACTTTCCAGCTGATGCAGAGCCTCTTTGCAGTCCTGCCCTACAAGGCGGCCTTCATAAGCTTTGTGGCGCTCACCACTGCCCTGCTTTTTTTCGCCTGCCGGCTGATCACCGGCCAATGGCTGCTGGCGGCCTGTCTGATTATCGTCCCCGCCTGCGCCAACAATGCCTTCCACGGTCAGAACGCCGCCCTGACGGCGGCTCTTTACGCTTTTTTCCTGGTCGGCATGGAGCGCAACAGGACGGTCTGGGCCGGCATCGCCATCGGCATTCTGACCATCAAACCCCAGCTCGGCATTCTCATTCCGGTCGCGCTGATTGCCGGCATGCACTGGCGTACATTCCTGAGCGCGTCCGTGACGACGCTTCTGTTTGCTGGGCTCAGCGCTGCCGTGCTCGGTATCGGCGTCTGGCAGGCATTCTGGACCCAGGCGCCCGTCGCCTCCGCCGTGATGGAACTCGGCGGGGTGGAGTGGGGCAAAATGATCTCCGTCTACGGCTCGGGCAGAATTGCCGGCCTCGGGTACGAAGCGTCGATGGCCGTCCAGATCGCCTTCAGCATTGCCGCGCTTGTCAGTGTCTTTGTGGCCTGGCGCCGGTCGGACGCGCTGGTGGTGCGGGCGCCGGTTCTTGTCGGCGGCGCCCTGCTGGTCACCCCCTTTGCCATGTCCTACGACATGACATTGCTGATCGTGCCTTGCGCCTTCCTGATCCGCGAGGGATTGAAAAACGGCTTCCTGCCGTATGAAAAGGTGGCGCTCTTCGTGGTAATCGCCCTGTCCGCGTCCACCAGCCCGATGGCTCTGTGGCTCGGCGTTCCGATATCTCCCTTGTTGCCCCTGTTGATCCTCTGGATGGGGCTGCGCAGGCTGATGCTGGACGGGAAAGCAGCGCCGGCCGGCGGCGGTCTTGATGCGGCGCGCGGCGTGACGTCAGGCTGA
- a CDS encoding DMT family transporter: MNYLRGMLLGSASLCFFTAVKYMSVATAISIFFVEPMVLTVLAALLLKEQVGPRRIGAILVGLIGAIVVLRPNLAEIGLVSLLPVVTAVLFSFYLLINRLYPARDDLLTIQFSAGLSATLMLAGALFIGNLVGLEGVEFTLPSGPQSGLLALIGLISFAGHGLVVSAFQRGSASLLAPLQYMEIVSATLFGYLVFSDFPDGPTWVGISLIIGSGLYITHRERKQKSPASA, encoded by the coding sequence GTGAACTATCTGCGCGGCATGCTCCTGGGCTCGGCATCGCTCTGCTTTTTCACCGCGGTGAAATACATGTCGGTCGCCACGGCCATATCGATCTTCTTCGTGGAGCCGATGGTGCTGACGGTGCTGGCCGCGCTGCTTTTGAAGGAACAGGTCGGACCGCGCCGGATCGGCGCCATTCTTGTCGGCCTCATCGGCGCCATCGTCGTTCTCAGGCCCAACCTTGCGGAGATCGGACTGGTGAGCCTGCTGCCCGTCGTCACCGCTGTCCTGTTTTCCTTCTACCTTCTGATCAACCGGCTCTATCCGGCGAGAGACGACCTGCTGACGATCCAGTTCAGCGCCGGCCTTTCCGCAACGCTGATGCTCGCGGGTGCGCTTTTCATCGGCAATCTGGTCGGATTGGAGGGCGTGGAATTCACCCTGCCGAGCGGTCCACAATCAGGACTTCTGGCGCTTATCGGGCTGATTTCCTTTGCCGGCCACGGCCTGGTAGTATCGGCCTTCCAGCGCGGCAGCGCCAGCCTGCTGGCACCGCTTCAATACATGGAGATCGTCAGCGCGACACTGTTCGGATATCTGGTGTTTTCCGATTTTCCGGACGGGCCGACCTGGGTCGGCATTTCCCTGATCATCGGCAGCGGGCTCTACATCACCCATCGGGAGCGGAAGCAGAAATCGCCCGCCTCAGCCTGA